In Xiphophorus maculatus strain JP 163 A chromosome 15, X_maculatus-5.0-male, whole genome shotgun sequence, the following are encoded in one genomic region:
- the myo6 gene encoding unconventional myosin-VI isoform X1, which produces MEDGKPVWAPHPTDGFQLGTIVDIGADSLSIEPLKQKGKTFLAPVNQVFPAEDDINKHVEDNCSLMYLNEATLLNNVRVRYSKDKIYTYVANILIAVNPYYDIPKLYSVDTIKQYLGRSLGTLPPHVYAIADKAYRDMKVLKMSQSIIVSGESGAGKTENTKFVLRYLTTSYGTGQDIDERIVEANPLLEAFGNAKTVRNNNSSRFGKFVEIHFNEKNAVVGGFVSHYLLEKSRICTQGSEERNYHIFYRLCAGAPEDIRQKFHLSSPDTFRYLNRGCTRFFATRDTDQQILQNRKSSEHSKAGPLKDPLLDDHGDFTRMSVAMKKIGLGDTEKLDLFRVVAGVLHLGNIDFEEAGSTSGGCTIRNQSGQTLQHCAELLGLEQDDLRVSLTTRVMLTSAGGAKGTAIKVPLKVEQANNARDALAKATYSRLFDHVVTRVNQCFPFDSSANFIGVLDIAGFEYFEHNSFEQFCINYCNEKLQQFFNERILKEEQELYQKEGLGVNEVHYVDNQDCIDLVEAKLVGILDILDEENRLPQPSDQHFTDTVHNKHRNHFRLTIPRKSKLAVHRNVRDDEGFIIRHFAGAVCYETTQFVEKNNDALHMSLESLVSESKDRFVRQLFENAASSRDTKQKAGKLSFISVGNKFKMQLNILLDKLRSTGSSFIRCIKPNLKMISHQFEGAQILSQLQCSGMVSVLDLMQGGFPSRAPFHELYNMYQKYMPPKLTRLDPRLFCKALFKALGLDENDYKFGLTKVFFRPGKFAEFDQIMRSDPEHLAVLVQKVNKWLIHSRWKKVQWCALSVIKLKNKILYRAGACITMQKMVRMWLCRKKHKPRIDGLVKVQNLRKRMGRFTEVVGGLKEGKQEMTQQIQELENSINALMLKIKSTMMSRIDIDHEYQVQVKRSEKLLMDLQNKKKEEEERERLRRIQEEMERERKRREEEEQRRRQEEEERRLKAEMELKRKQEEEERKKREEEERRLQAELELQLQAEREEEVARQAVLEQERRDRELAMRIAQSEAELIPDETLNDSGLRSNGSSVPSSPERAALQVGAKLKNYTMEEMAKEMTELLARGPQVQANKAAANAKKFELSKWKYAELRDAINTSCDIELLAACREEFHRRLKVYHAWKARNKKRNTETEQRAPRSVMDYDVPSAAKETSAQQSLAPPLPARQQELSANRQQRYFRIPFIRPADQFKEPQQKKGWWYAHFDGAWIARQMELHPDKHPILLVAGKDDMEMCELSLEETGLSRKRGAEILPRQFEEIWERCGGVQYLRSAIESRQARPTYATAMLQSLLK; this is translated from the exons ATGGAGGACGGGAAGCCGGTGTGGGCGCCTCATCCGACGGACGGGTTCCAGCTGGGAACCATCGTTGACATTGGCGCCGACAGCCTCTCCATCGAGCCGCTGAAGCAGAAgggaaag ACGTTTCTGGCTCCCGTCAACCAGGTTTTCCCCGCTGAAGACGACATCAACAAACATGTGGAGGATAACT GCTCTCTGATGTATCTGAATGAAGCCACTCTGCTCAACAATGTCCGGGTTCGCTACAGCAAGGACAAAATCTAC ACGTACGTGGCCAACATCCTGATCGCCGTCAACCCGTACTACGACATCCCCAAGCTCTACTCGGTGGACACCATCAAGCAGTACCTGGGCCGGTCGCTGGGGACGCTGCCGCCGCACGTCTATGCCATTG CTGACAAGGCGTACCGGGACATGAAGGTCCTGAAGATGAGCCAGTCCATCATTGTGTCTGGAGAGTCCGGTGCCGGCAAGACAGAAAACACCAAGTTTGTTCTCAG GTACCTGACGACTTCATACGGGACGGGTCAGGATATCGACGAGCGGATTGTGGAAG CCAACCCCCTGCTGGAGGCTTTTGGGAATGCGAAGACCGTTCGGAACAACAACAGCAGCCGCTTCGGGAAGTTTGTGGAGATCCACTTCAACGAAAAG AACGCGGTCGTCGGTGGATTCGTGTCCCACTACCTCCTGGAGAAGTCCCGGATTTGCACACAGGGCTCCGAAGAGAGGAACTACCACATCTTCTACCGCCTGTGCGCCGGAGCGCCGGAGGACATCCGCCAGAAGTTCCATCTCAGCTCCCCGGACACCTTCAGG TATCTGAACAGAGGATGCACTCGCTTCTTCGCCACCAGAGACACGGATCAGCAGATCCTGCAGAACCGGAAGAGTTCAGAG CACAGCAAAGCCGGCCCGCTGAAGGACCCGCTGCTGGACGACCACGGAGACTTCACCAGGATGAGCGTCGCCATGAAGAAGATCGGCCTGGGCGACACCGAGAAGCTGGACCTGTTCCGGGTGGTGGCCGGCGTTCTGCATCTGGGCAACATCGACTTTGAGGAGGCCGGAAGCACCTCAG GCGGCTGCACCATCAGGAACCAGTCGGGCCAGACGCTGCAGCACTGTGCTGAGCTGCTGGGCCTGGAGCAAGACGACCTCAGGGTCAGCCTCACCACCAGGGTCATGCTCACGTCAGCAGGGGGCGCCAAGGGGACGGCCATCAA GGTGCCCCTGAAGGTGGAGCAGGCCAACAACGCCCGGGACGCGCTGGCCAAGGCCACCTACAGCCGGCTCTTCGACCACGTGGTGACGCGGGTCAACCAGTGCTTCCCCTTCGACTCCTCGGCTAACTTCATCGGCGTGCTGGACATCGCCGGCTTCG AATACTTTGAACACAACAGCTTTGAGCAGTTCTGCATCAACTACTGCAACGAGAAGCTGCAGCAATTCTTCAACGAGCGCATCCTGAAGGAG GAACAAGAGCTGTACCAGAAGGAGGGGCTGGGGGTCAACGAGGTTCACTACGTGGACAACCAGGACTGCATCG ACCTGGTGGAGGCCAAGCTGGTGGGCATTCTGGACATCTTAGACGAGGAGAACCGCCTGCCTCAGCCCAGTGACCAGCACTTCACCGACACGGTTCACAACAAGCACAGGAACCATTTCCGCCTCACG ATTCCCAGGAAGTCCAAGCTGGCCGTCCACCGGAACGTCCGGGACGACGAAGGTTTCATCATCCGCCACTTCGCCGGAGCCGTGTGCTACGAGACG ACCCAGTTTGTGGAGAAGAACAACGATGCACTGCACATGTCCCTGGAGAGCCTGGTGAGCGAGTCCAAGGACCGCTTCGTCCGCCAGCTCTTTGAGAACGCCGCCAGCAGCCGAGACACCAAGCAGAAGGCCGGGAAGCTCAGTTTCATCAGCGTCGGAAACAAGTTCAAG ATGCAGCTGAATATTCTCCTGGACAAGCTCCGCAGCACG GGTTCCAGCTTCATCCGCTGCATCAAACCCAACCTGAAGATGATCAGCCACCAGTTTGAAGGAGCTCAGATTCTCTCCCAGCTGCAGTGCTCCG GAATGGTGTCGGTTCTGGACCTGATGCAGGGCGGCTTTCCCTCCAGAGCTCCTTTCCATGAACTCTACAACATGTACCAGAAGTACATGCCGCCCAAGCTGACCCGCCTCGACCCGCGGCTCTTCTGTAAG gCTTTGTTCAAAGCTCTGGGACTCGACGAGAACGACTACAAGTTCGGCCTCACCAAAGTGTTCTTCCGCCCTGGAAAG TTCGCAGAGTTTGACCAGATCATGAGGTCCGACCCGGAGCACCTGGCGGTGCTGGTCCAGAAGGTCAACAAATGGCTGATCCACAGCCGCTGGAAGAAGGTCCAGTGGTGCGCTCTGTCCGTCATCAAGC TGAAGAACAAGATCCTGTACCGGGCCGGCGCCTGCATCACCATGCAGAAGATGGTCCGCATGTGGCTCTGCAGGAAGAAGCACAAGCCTCG CATCGACGGGTTGGTGAAGGTCCAGAacctgaggaagaggatgggCCGCTTCACGGAGGTGGTGGGGGGCCTGAAGGAGGGAAAGCAGGAGATGACCCAGCAGATCCAGGAGCTGGAGAACTCCATCAACGCCCTGATGCTGAAGATCAAG AGCACCATGATGAGCCGCATCGACATCGACCATGAGTACCAGGTTCAGGTGAAGCGGTCGGAAAAGCTGCTGATGGACCTGCAGAacaagaagaaggaggaggaggagcgcgAGCGTCTGCGCCGCATCCAGGAGGAGATGGAGCgcgagaggaagaggagagaggaggaggagcagcgccgcaggcaggaggaggaggagcgccGCCT GAAAGCAGAGATGGAGCTGAAGAggaagcaggaagaggaggaaaggaagaagagggaggaagaagagaggCGGCTGCAG GcggagctggagctgcagctgcaggcggAGCGGGAGGAGGAAGTGGCGCGGCAGGCGGTGCTGGAGCAGGAGCGGAGAGACCGGGAGCTGGCCATGCGGATCGCCCAGAGCGAGGCGGAGCTGATCCCCGATGAGACGCTGAACGACTCTGGACTGCGCAG TAACGGCTCCTCCGTTCCATCGTCTCCAGAGAGAGCAGC TCTGCAGGTCGGCGCCAAGCTGAAGAACTACACCAT GGAGGAAATGGCGAAGGAGATGACCGAACTTCTGGCCCG AGGGCCGCAGGTTCAGGCCAACAAAGCTGCTGCCAACGCCAAAAAGTTTGAGTTGAGCAAGTGGAAGTACGCCGAGCTGCGGGACGCCATCAACACATCCTGTG ACATCGAGCTGCTGGCGGCCTGCAGGGAGGAGTTCCACCGGCGGCTGAAGGTGTACCACGCCTGGAAGGCCCGGAACAAGAAGAGGAACACCGAGACGGAGCAGCGGGCGCCGCGCTCCGTCATGGACTACG ATGTTCCGTCTGCAGCCAAAGAAACAT CAGCCCAGCAGAGCTTGGCTCCGCCCCTACCGGCGCGGCAGCAGGAGCTGTCGGCCAATCGGCAGCAGCGTTACTTCCGCATCCCGTTCATCCGGCCGGCGGACCAGTTCAAGGAGCCGCAGCAGAAGAAAGGCTGGTGGTACGCGCACTTCGACGGCGCCTGGATCGCCCGACAGATGGAGCTGCACCCCGACAAGCACCCCATCCTGCTGGTGGCAG ggaAGGACGACATGGAGATGTGCGAGCTGAGCCTGGAGGAGACGGGTCTGTCCCGGAAGCGCGGCGCGGAGATTCTGCCCCGACAGTTCGAGGAGATCTGGGAGCGCTGCGGCGGCGTGCAGTACCTGCGCAGTGCCATCGAGAGCCGCCAGGCGCGCCCCACCTACGCCACCGCCATGCTGCAGAGCCTGCTGAAGTGA
- the myo6 gene encoding unconventional myosin-VI isoform X11 gives MEDGKPVWAPHPTDGFQLGTIVDIGADSLSIEPLKQKGKTFLAPVNQVFPAEDDINKHVEDNCSLMYLNEATLLNNVRVRYSKDKIYTYVANILIAVNPYYDIPKLYSVDTIKQYLGRSLGTLPPHVYAIADKAYRDMKVLKMSQSIIVSGESGAGKTENTKFVLRYLTTSYGTGQDIDERIVEANPLLEAFGNAKTVRNNNSSRFGKFVEIHFNEKNAVVGGFVSHYLLEKSRICTQGSEERNYHIFYRLCAGAPEDIRQKFHLSSPDTFRYLNRGCTRFFATRDTDQQILQNRKSSEHSKAGPLKDPLLDDHGDFTRMSVAMKKIGLGDTEKLDLFRVVAGVLHLGNIDFEEAGSTSGGCTIRNQSGQTLQHCAELLGLEQDDLRVSLTTRVMLTSAGGAKGTAIKVPLKVEQANNARDALAKATYSRLFDHVVTRVNQCFPFDSSANFIGVLDIAGFEYFEHNSFEQFCINYCNEKLQQFFNERILKEEQELYQKEGLGVNEVHYVDNQDCIDLVEAKLVGILDILDEENRLPQPSDQHFTDTVHNKHRNHFRLTIPRKSKLAVHRNVRDDEGFIIRHFAGAVCYETTQFVEKNNDALHMSLESLVSESKDRFVRQLFENAASSRDTKQKAGKLSFISVGNKFKMQLNILLDKLRSTGSSFIRCIKPNLKMISHQFEGAQILSQLQCSGMVSVLDLMQGGFPSRAPFHELYNMYQKYMPPKLTRLDPRLFCKALFKALGLDENDYKFGLTKVFFRPGKFAEFDQIMRSDPEHLAVLVQKVNKWLIHSRWKKVQWCALSVIKLKNKILYRAGACITMQKMVRMWLCRKKHKPRIDGLVKVQNLRKRMGRFTEVVGGLKEGKQEMTQQIQELENSINALMLKIKSTMMSRIDIDHEYQVQVKRSEKLLMDLQNKKKEEEERERLRRIQEEMERERKRREEEEQRRRQEEEERRLKAEMELKRKQEEEERKKREEEERRLQAELELQLQAEREEEVARQAVLEQERRDRELAMRIAQSEAELIPDETLNDSGLRRGPQVQANKAAANAKKFELSKWKYAELRDAINTSCDIELLAACREEFHRRLKVYHAWKARNKKRNTETEQRAPRSVMDYAQQSLAPPLPARQQELSANRQQRYFRIPFIRPADQFKEPQQKKGWWYAHFDGAWIARQMELHPDKHPILLVAGKDDMEMCELSLEETGLSRKRGAEILPRQFEEIWERCGGVQYLRSAIESRQARPTYATAMLQSLLK, from the exons ATGGAGGACGGGAAGCCGGTGTGGGCGCCTCATCCGACGGACGGGTTCCAGCTGGGAACCATCGTTGACATTGGCGCCGACAGCCTCTCCATCGAGCCGCTGAAGCAGAAgggaaag ACGTTTCTGGCTCCCGTCAACCAGGTTTTCCCCGCTGAAGACGACATCAACAAACATGTGGAGGATAACT GCTCTCTGATGTATCTGAATGAAGCCACTCTGCTCAACAATGTCCGGGTTCGCTACAGCAAGGACAAAATCTAC ACGTACGTGGCCAACATCCTGATCGCCGTCAACCCGTACTACGACATCCCCAAGCTCTACTCGGTGGACACCATCAAGCAGTACCTGGGCCGGTCGCTGGGGACGCTGCCGCCGCACGTCTATGCCATTG CTGACAAGGCGTACCGGGACATGAAGGTCCTGAAGATGAGCCAGTCCATCATTGTGTCTGGAGAGTCCGGTGCCGGCAAGACAGAAAACACCAAGTTTGTTCTCAG GTACCTGACGACTTCATACGGGACGGGTCAGGATATCGACGAGCGGATTGTGGAAG CCAACCCCCTGCTGGAGGCTTTTGGGAATGCGAAGACCGTTCGGAACAACAACAGCAGCCGCTTCGGGAAGTTTGTGGAGATCCACTTCAACGAAAAG AACGCGGTCGTCGGTGGATTCGTGTCCCACTACCTCCTGGAGAAGTCCCGGATTTGCACACAGGGCTCCGAAGAGAGGAACTACCACATCTTCTACCGCCTGTGCGCCGGAGCGCCGGAGGACATCCGCCAGAAGTTCCATCTCAGCTCCCCGGACACCTTCAGG TATCTGAACAGAGGATGCACTCGCTTCTTCGCCACCAGAGACACGGATCAGCAGATCCTGCAGAACCGGAAGAGTTCAGAG CACAGCAAAGCCGGCCCGCTGAAGGACCCGCTGCTGGACGACCACGGAGACTTCACCAGGATGAGCGTCGCCATGAAGAAGATCGGCCTGGGCGACACCGAGAAGCTGGACCTGTTCCGGGTGGTGGCCGGCGTTCTGCATCTGGGCAACATCGACTTTGAGGAGGCCGGAAGCACCTCAG GCGGCTGCACCATCAGGAACCAGTCGGGCCAGACGCTGCAGCACTGTGCTGAGCTGCTGGGCCTGGAGCAAGACGACCTCAGGGTCAGCCTCACCACCAGGGTCATGCTCACGTCAGCAGGGGGCGCCAAGGGGACGGCCATCAA GGTGCCCCTGAAGGTGGAGCAGGCCAACAACGCCCGGGACGCGCTGGCCAAGGCCACCTACAGCCGGCTCTTCGACCACGTGGTGACGCGGGTCAACCAGTGCTTCCCCTTCGACTCCTCGGCTAACTTCATCGGCGTGCTGGACATCGCCGGCTTCG AATACTTTGAACACAACAGCTTTGAGCAGTTCTGCATCAACTACTGCAACGAGAAGCTGCAGCAATTCTTCAACGAGCGCATCCTGAAGGAG GAACAAGAGCTGTACCAGAAGGAGGGGCTGGGGGTCAACGAGGTTCACTACGTGGACAACCAGGACTGCATCG ACCTGGTGGAGGCCAAGCTGGTGGGCATTCTGGACATCTTAGACGAGGAGAACCGCCTGCCTCAGCCCAGTGACCAGCACTTCACCGACACGGTTCACAACAAGCACAGGAACCATTTCCGCCTCACG ATTCCCAGGAAGTCCAAGCTGGCCGTCCACCGGAACGTCCGGGACGACGAAGGTTTCATCATCCGCCACTTCGCCGGAGCCGTGTGCTACGAGACG ACCCAGTTTGTGGAGAAGAACAACGATGCACTGCACATGTCCCTGGAGAGCCTGGTGAGCGAGTCCAAGGACCGCTTCGTCCGCCAGCTCTTTGAGAACGCCGCCAGCAGCCGAGACACCAAGCAGAAGGCCGGGAAGCTCAGTTTCATCAGCGTCGGAAACAAGTTCAAG ATGCAGCTGAATATTCTCCTGGACAAGCTCCGCAGCACG GGTTCCAGCTTCATCCGCTGCATCAAACCCAACCTGAAGATGATCAGCCACCAGTTTGAAGGAGCTCAGATTCTCTCCCAGCTGCAGTGCTCCG GAATGGTGTCGGTTCTGGACCTGATGCAGGGCGGCTTTCCCTCCAGAGCTCCTTTCCATGAACTCTACAACATGTACCAGAAGTACATGCCGCCCAAGCTGACCCGCCTCGACCCGCGGCTCTTCTGTAAG gCTTTGTTCAAAGCTCTGGGACTCGACGAGAACGACTACAAGTTCGGCCTCACCAAAGTGTTCTTCCGCCCTGGAAAG TTCGCAGAGTTTGACCAGATCATGAGGTCCGACCCGGAGCACCTGGCGGTGCTGGTCCAGAAGGTCAACAAATGGCTGATCCACAGCCGCTGGAAGAAGGTCCAGTGGTGCGCTCTGTCCGTCATCAAGC TGAAGAACAAGATCCTGTACCGGGCCGGCGCCTGCATCACCATGCAGAAGATGGTCCGCATGTGGCTCTGCAGGAAGAAGCACAAGCCTCG CATCGACGGGTTGGTGAAGGTCCAGAacctgaggaagaggatgggCCGCTTCACGGAGGTGGTGGGGGGCCTGAAGGAGGGAAAGCAGGAGATGACCCAGCAGATCCAGGAGCTGGAGAACTCCATCAACGCCCTGATGCTGAAGATCAAG AGCACCATGATGAGCCGCATCGACATCGACCATGAGTACCAGGTTCAGGTGAAGCGGTCGGAAAAGCTGCTGATGGACCTGCAGAacaagaagaaggaggaggaggagcgcgAGCGTCTGCGCCGCATCCAGGAGGAGATGGAGCgcgagaggaagaggagagaggaggaggagcagcgccgcaggcaggaggaggaggagcgccGCCT GAAAGCAGAGATGGAGCTGAAGAggaagcaggaagaggaggaaaggaagaagagggaggaagaagagaggCGGCTGCAG GcggagctggagctgcagctgcaggcggAGCGGGAGGAGGAAGTGGCGCGGCAGGCGGTGCTGGAGCAGGAGCGGAGAGACCGGGAGCTGGCCATGCGGATCGCCCAGAGCGAGGCGGAGCTGATCCCCGATGAGACGCTGAACGACTCTGGACTGCGCAG AGGGCCGCAGGTTCAGGCCAACAAAGCTGCTGCCAACGCCAAAAAGTTTGAGTTGAGCAAGTGGAAGTACGCCGAGCTGCGGGACGCCATCAACACATCCTGTG ACATCGAGCTGCTGGCGGCCTGCAGGGAGGAGTTCCACCGGCGGCTGAAGGTGTACCACGCCTGGAAGGCCCGGAACAAGAAGAGGAACACCGAGACGGAGCAGCGGGCGCCGCGCTCCGTCATGGACTACG CCCAGCAGAGCTTGGCTCCGCCCCTACCGGCGCGGCAGCAGGAGCTGTCGGCCAATCGGCAGCAGCGTTACTTCCGCATCCCGTTCATCCGGCCGGCGGACCAGTTCAAGGAGCCGCAGCAGAAGAAAGGCTGGTGGTACGCGCACTTCGACGGCGCCTGGATCGCCCGACAGATGGAGCTGCACCCCGACAAGCACCCCATCCTGCTGGTGGCAG ggaAGGACGACATGGAGATGTGCGAGCTGAGCCTGGAGGAGACGGGTCTGTCCCGGAAGCGCGGCGCGGAGATTCTGCCCCGACAGTTCGAGGAGATCTGGGAGCGCTGCGGCGGCGTGCAGTACCTGCGCAGTGCCATCGAGAGCCGCCAGGCGCGCCCCACCTACGCCACCGCCATGCTGCAGAGCCTGCTGAAGTGA